The Manduca sexta isolate Smith_Timp_Sample1 unplaced genomic scaffold, JHU_Msex_v1.0 HiC_scaffold_1060, whole genome shotgun sequence DNA segment CATTTTTAAATGCAGTACAATGATTTCGAGCTGCATAGCATGTTGTATTCGCAGTATTGTTTGAACTAAAGGCACGCATTCCCTGCTACGCGGCCACGACTTCCTCTAGTAATAGCCCCTTTTAATCATCTCTTACGATTAGCAGGAGATACCATGGCGAAATTCTTTAAATGACCCCATACCACAGAACGGGAGAGAGTAACTCTAATACACTCCATAGCATGTGGACTGGTGTCCAGTTAGGATATATTGATGAAATTATCCCTCGccagacaattatgccggtctattcAAACTCATTCATCCTCAATATGCCTAGCTTCTCCAACCTTAACaagtaatgataatttaaaaaatactacacCATGCAATCCAGAAATGAGTATATACAAAAGGACCATTACCCATAGCGTTAGAGTTAAGTAGAAGTGCACCGTGACTGTTGCCGTTCTGTTCCACTGCCAAGTAAAATGGATGCGAGCCGTACAGATTCATCTACAACAATGCACAAAATAATGTGACTCCGAGGCAGTAGTGATAcagaagaaataaaacaattcatctACAATAATGTACTAAATAATATGTTGACTCTGGTGCAGTAGTGATGTTACAGtttaaataaacctattttacCGATgctatcgcggttatttataaatatgataatataaataaaaattcagaaaaaaagattaataataaattgaaaaagaaaGATATTTAAAAGGCTTTATAAATCCCGAATAAAACAGACCGATGATACTATATTAGTTTGTGAGACAAAAGGAGTAATtccctacaaaaataaaaacatgtattCAAGATCTATCAAAGTatataaaagtagtttaatCATAAAAGAAGTatacaatgttatattaaagTTCAACATTCTACATTACTATTAGTACAATAAaggttataaaattactttctacATACAGGATGTCTCATTAATAAGGTATCTTGTACAACAAAATACCTAAGTGCAAAACTAAAAGTTATAAagtattaattcaaaaataaattttattatcacttaCCCCCTCCCTAGGCACTCGGTCTCTATTAAATATAGCGATAGTGTTCCAATTCATATTGTTCATGAACCTTGCTCGTTTCTCGCCCAAGCCGAACACGCGGTTTGTGGGCAGAACGGCCGATATCTGCAGCATTTTGTTTGACAATATCAGACCTCCCACGTCTTGTGTGTtgaaactgaaattaataaaataaatcgtctttttaaacataaacgtaaaaacaatttacataagaactctatttataaaaaataataatcactgTTTCACTATCAACAAGACTATtagccgatttcaataaactgtCATAATCGCTAACAGataaattccaaaaataaaccaatcagcATTAGTCATTTAGGGACCGTTCAAGTATAGTACATAAGCACTAAAGTGGGGCGGGAGTCTATAGAATATCTTATTTTCGATCACATGGGAAACGGGGGTTCTGAACAGTGATTATgtcaacaatattatttgttttgataaataaataataataaagaaatttaaaccatttttgtaaacattataccTATGCTTCTATAGGCATAGTATACGCCGCTCAGAAATCTGCTTTCTTTAGCTGATAAGATGGAGAggttaaaaaatagtaaaattctGCGAACGGAATACTTAATAAGCCCCAACATGATAAATAAACTTCACTTCATTGATCTAATTTCACAATCAACTCCGAAagtgcaattgttttttttaatgaaatgaaatggtGTATCTCCTTACTCAATGCTTAATTATGTATCATCTAAATTAGATTTCTTTTAGAGAATTTATATCCTGTTAatgtcacaataaaaaaaatatcattaaattaatattacttacatgGTAACATTATCGGAATTCCTAATGACTTTGAAGCCAACAAGCGATCCTTCTATCTGCACCC contains these protein-coding regions:
- the LOC119191119 gene encoding lysosomal alpha-glucosidase-like — encoded protein: MTEDKHAMTVYYEKARPSGYPDDFETVRMDFKYLSDDVLGVKIYDPENKRFEPPYPEISLVSKPLGTMKYRVQIEGSLVGFKVIRNSDNVTIFNTQDVGGLILSNKMLQISAVLPTNRVFGLGEKRARFMNNMNWNTIAIFNRDRVPREGMNLYGSHPFYLAVEQNGNSHGALLLNSNAMGNGPFVYTHFWIAWCSIF